Proteins found in one Methanobrevibacter wolinii SH genomic segment:
- a CDS encoding DUF169 domain-containing protein, whose translation MESNITKELSARFNPILLIKTDEKPEDAYTLKPGRGACVMSLVGQSIAKRKITCFSRENISCGGVNAGLGWGTGFENEEDKEFQACFLSLGLESAKDKDKYLKKIEHIPKPMQKMFINGERIYYDYDTAYKSISKRPIYDDNKYAVFKPLEKIENGEIPDSVIFTVNPIELTVLIQLNNSFRTDNTYILTPQASACQAIGAFTFKERDKNNPSPILGPIDFAGRSKIKALIPNDYMLLSMPWKLFLKLEEISKNSILQTDFIKNFYNE comes from the coding sequence ATGGAGAGTAATATAACAAAAGAATTATCTGCAAGATTTAACCCAATTTTACTTATCAAAACAGATGAAAAACCAGAAGATGCATATACACTTAAACCTGGAAGAGGTGCTTGTGTAATGTCACTTGTAGGACAAAGCATTGCAAAAAGGAAAATAACCTGTTTTAGTCGTGAAAATATAAGTTGTGGTGGAGTTAATGCAGGTTTAGGTTGGGGTACTGGATTTGAAAATGAAGAAGATAAAGAATTTCAAGCATGTTTCTTATCATTAGGTCTTGAAAGTGCTAAAGATAAAGATAAATATCTTAAAAAAATAGAACATATCCCAAAACCAATGCAAAAAATGTTTATAAATGGTGAGCGTATTTACTATGATTATGATACAGCATATAAATCAATAAGCAAAAGACCAATTTATGATGATAATAAATATGCTGTTTTTAAGCCATTAGAAAAAATAGAAAATGGAGAAATTCCAGATTCAGTGATATTTACAGTTAATCCAATAGAATTAACAGTATTAATACAATTAAATAACTCTTTTAGAACAGATAATACTTATATTTTAACTCCACAAGCATCTGCTTGTCAAGCTATTGGTGCTTTTACTTTTAAAGAAAGAGATAAAAATAATCCATCACCAATTCTTGGACCAATCGATTTTGCAGGACGATCTAAAATTAAAGCTTTAATTCCAAATGATTATATGCTTCTTTCAATGCCTTGGAAATTATTTTTAAAATTAGAAGAAATAAGTAAAAATAGTATACTACAAACAGATTTTATTAAAAATTTCTATAATGAATAA
- a CDS encoding winged helix-turn-helix transcriptional regulator, with translation MGKQKVQFRCPIDKVVGLFNKKWTIQIIRDMFFGKKQFSEFKEDKPNLSNKVLSQRLKELEESNIIEKKIIETHPVKTEYYLTDYGRSLNRVIYEIAMFSLNSGFEEYSDKDKREEIRTLFKDTLNISD, from the coding sequence ATGGGTAAACAAAAAGTACAATTTAGATGTCCTATTGATAAAGTAGTTGGTTTATTTAATAAAAAATGGACAATACAAATTATAAGAGATATGTTTTTTGGTAAAAAACAGTTTTCAGAATTTAAGGAAGATAAACCTAATTTAAGTAATAAAGTTCTTTCACAAAGATTAAAAGAACTTGAAGAAAGTAATATTATTGAAAAAAAGATTATTGAAACACATCCTGTAAAAACAGAATATTATTTAACTGATTATGGTCGTAGTTTAAATAGGGTAATTTATGAAATTGCAATGTTTAGTTTAAATAGTGGATTTGAAGAGTATTCTGATAAAGATAAAAGAGAAGAGATTCGTACTTTATTTAAAGATACCCTTAATATTTCAGATTAA
- a CDS encoding DUF2193 domain-containing protein produces the protein MDELFEKMVNEAVSAQRADVDVIKEKRGTKFKIADAKPYLDAATSMKPIGSQSQAVFDLHTNSVQTHFDALNSLTDTVRPEDDPMVEHYQTPPVLEILKEEDSKFNESVEKFAKAIADNEALISREAIRHYGGFYGPTCVVDFAMIPGSTSNVVNQILLKTDIPLAHKQAILAAKSWGMNTSYGVGDAFSQALENGASAAEATKLEISQLQDIYLDPIEAQGKLMDDAGESSFDCRKYMKTYKKQMTPYVKAAMDNEVHYGNILTVPAYCVGDIAHHISQSTFNMCKDDVVMAIIEATTDVIESSLKSNITNFKSPFDILSLTTGASACATEYILELDGFNAVMIVDLLTKRFHNFVQLNPTRGAAAELHNSDFMDMIYRGYTYLDKARKAKCSDSGILEPMVSSYPVDLKPILDNEVIMNPQRYTYPSCAISVRFSSLMRLADYPCLLTSEPMTATLMTNIIALNKDKANSPVKACKNCAVASLIDFRHQYCQWKNAI, from the coding sequence ATGGATGAATTATTTGAGAAAATGGTAAATGAAGCAGTTTCTGCTCAAAGGGCAGATGTTGATGTTATTAAGGAAAAAAGAGGTACTAAGTTTAAAATTGCTGATGCTAAGCCATATTTAGATGCAGCAACTAGTATGAAACCAATAGGTAGTCAATCTCAAGCAGTTTTTGATTTACATACAAATTCTGTTCAAACACATTTTGATGCTCTTAATAGTTTAACTGATACTGTTAGACCAGAAGATGATCCAATGGTTGAACACTATCAAACACCACCTGTACTTGAAATTCTTAAAGAGGAAGATTCAAAATTTAATGAAAGTGTTGAAAAATTTGCTAAGGCAATTGCTGATAATGAGGCATTAATTTCTCGTGAAGCAATTAGACATTATGGTGGATTTTATGGTCCTACTTGTGTTGTTGATTTTGCAATGATTCCTGGAAGTACAAGTAATGTTGTAAATCAAATTCTTCTTAAAACAGATATTCCATTAGCACATAAACAAGCTATTTTAGCTGCTAAATCTTGGGGTATGAACACTTCTTATGGAGTTGGAGATGCATTTTCACAAGCTCTTGAAAATGGTGCAAGTGCTGCTGAGGCTACTAAACTTGAAATTTCTCAATTACAAGATATTTATCTTGATCCAATTGAAGCTCAAGGTAAACTTATGGATGATGCTGGAGAATCTTCATTTGATTGTAGAAAATATATGAAAACCTATAAAAAACAAATGACTCCTTATGTAAAAGCAGCAATGGATAATGAAGTTCATTATGGAAATATTTTAACTGTACCTGCATATTGTGTAGGAGATATTGCTCATCATATATCACAATCTACATTTAATATGTGTAAAGATGATGTTGTAATGGCAATTATTGAAGCTACAACAGATGTAATTGAATCTAGTTTAAAATCTAATATTACTAATTTTAAATCTCCATTTGATATTTTAAGTTTAACTACTGGTGCTTCAGCATGTGCTACTGAATATATATTAGAACTTGATGGATTTAATGCTGTAATGATTGTTGATCTTCTTACAAAACGTTTCCATAATTTTGTTCAATTAAATCCAACAAGAGGAGCAGCTGCAGAACTACATAATTCTGACTTTATGGATATGATATATAGAGGTTATACATATCTTGATAAAGCTAGAAAAGCAAAATGTTCTGATTCTGGTATTTTGGAACCTATGGTAAGTTCTTATCCTGTAGATTTAAAACCAATACTTGATAATGAAGTAATAATGAATCCACAAAGATATACTTATCCATCTTGTGCTATATCTGTAAGATTCTCATCATTAATGCGTCTTGCAGATTATCCTTGTTTACTTACTTCAGAACCCATGACTGCAACTCTAATGACAAATATTATTGCACTTAATAAGGATAAAGCAAATTCACCAGTTAAAGCTTGTAAAAATTGTGCTGTTGCTTCTCTTATTGACTTTAGACATCAATATTGTCAATGGAAAAATGCTATATAA
- a CDS encoding PH domain-containing protein yields the protein MALLDKLAGHASVDMDADYVSEFFFDDENIIQSFQFLRDQIVLTNYGIYDVDVQGLSGKKVEVKFFPKKTIKTISFETAGTLDFDVDVKIGVSGNTTVTADGGAAYSAPLSFKVPSSQAEEAKQVVHLVKKHYLFD from the coding sequence ATGGCTTTATTAGATAAATTAGCAGGACATGCAAGTGTAGATATGGATGCAGATTATGTGTCTGAATTTTTCTTTGATGATGAAAATATTATTCAATCTTTCCAGTTCTTAAGGGATCAAATTGTTCTTACAAATTATGGGATATATGATGTAGATGTTCAAGGGTTAAGTGGAAAAAAAGTTGAAGTTAAATTTTTCCCTAAAAAAACTATTAAAACAATTTCCTTTGAAACTGCAGGTACTCTTGATTTTGATGTAGATGTTAAAATTGGTGTAAGTGGTAATACTACTGTTACTGCAGATGGTGGAGCTGCATATAGTGCACCATTATCATTTAAAGTACCATCTTCACAAGCAGAAGAAGCAAAACAAGTTGTTCATTTAGTTAAAAAACATTATTTATTTGATTAA
- a CDS encoding protein-ADP-ribose hydrolase, which yields MNKDEIVDYLLKELIEESNEKINIPKDYESKRILLRSLMNIRLPGPISKEFLEKQDELLSYETNSKKLVSASDIKPIAKNPKIGIFHGDITTLKVDAIVNAANSKLLGCFIPLHNCIDNVIHSAAGIQLRYDCNKIMLKQGHDEKVGQAKITKGYNLPAKYVIHTVGPALIQKTKPNKNQEELLKSSYINSLKLADKYHLKTIAFPNISTGVFNYPKEDAAKAAYSAVNSYLNNNQDTSIEMVIFDVFEEEQLEIYKKLLED from the coding sequence ATGAATAAAGATGAAATAGTAGATTACTTACTTAAAGAATTAATAGAAGAAAGCAATGAAAAAATCAATATTCCAAAGGATTATGAAAGTAAACGAATATTATTACGATCTTTAATGAACATTCGTCTACCTGGACCAATATCTAAAGAATTTTTAGAAAAACAAGATGAATTATTAAGTTATGAAACAAATTCAAAAAAATTAGTTTCAGCAAGTGATATTAAACCAATAGCTAAAAATCCGAAAATAGGAATATTTCATGGAGATATAACTACATTAAAAGTAGATGCAATAGTAAATGCAGCTAATTCCAAACTTCTTGGTTGCTTTATACCATTACATAATTGTATTGATAATGTAATTCACTCTGCAGCAGGAATACAGTTAAGATATGATTGTAATAAAATTATGCTTAAACAAGGACATGATGAAAAAGTTGGACAAGCAAAGATAACTAAAGGATATAATTTACCTGCTAAATATGTTATTCATACTGTTGGTCCTGCATTAATTCAAAAAACTAAACCAAATAAAAATCAAGAAGAATTATTGAAATCATCATATATAAATTCTCTTAAGCTTGCAGATAAATATCATTTAAAAACAATTGCATTTCCAAATATTTCAACAGGAGTATTTAATTATCCAAAAGAGGATGCTGCAAAAGCAGCATATTCTGCAGTAAATAGTTATTTAAATAATAATCAAGACACAAGTATTGAAATGGTAATTTTTGATGTATTTGAAGAAGAACAATTAGAAATTTATAAAAAATTATTAGAAGATTAA
- the upp gene encoding uracil phosphoribosyltransferase — MNENVLNHPLITHKLAILRDVNTGTKEFRELITEISTLLAYEAMRDAKLEEVTIQTPLEKLKTGMLNEDNYAIVPILRAGMGMLEGIINVIPNAKVGHIGLYRDEKTLKPIKYYYKMPKGIENREVLIIDPMLATGGSSSATIDMLKKDGVSKIKLLCIVAAPEGIKTIEEKHPDVKIFCGTVDKNLNENGYILPGLGDAGDRIYGTK, encoded by the coding sequence ATGAATGAAAATGTTTTAAATCATCCCTTAATAACTCATAAATTAGCTATCTTAAGAGATGTAAATACAGGTACAAAAGAATTTCGTGAATTAATTACAGAAATTTCAACACTTTTAGCATATGAAGCTATGCGTGATGCAAAACTTGAAGAAGTTACAATACAAACACCACTAGAAAAGTTAAAAACTGGGATGTTAAATGAGGATAATTACGCAATTGTACCTATTTTAAGAGCAGGTATGGGTATGTTAGAAGGGATTATCAATGTAATTCCAAATGCAAAAGTAGGACATATTGGTCTTTATCGTGACGAAAAAACATTAAAACCAATTAAATATTATTATAAAATGCCAAAAGGAATCGAAAATAGAGAAGTTTTAATTATAGATCCTATGCTTGCAACTGGTGGAAGTTCATCTGCTACAATTGATATGCTTAAAAAAGATGGAGTAAGTAAAATTAAACTTTTATGTATTGTTGCAGCACCAGAAGGAATTAAAACAATTGAAGAAAAACATCCAGATGTTAAAATATTCTGTGGAACAGTAGATAAAAACCTTAATGAAAATGGATATATTCTTCCAGGTCTTGGAGATGCGGGTGATAGAATTTATGGTACAAAATAA
- a CDS encoding MIP/aquaporin family protein — translation MKGNMSNKFLAELIGTFFLVFIGTGSAVQATLLANGHVGTLGGFAEWFAISLAFGLTVMAGVYSLGKISGANFNPAVTIGLLVSGNLSLRDSIGYIFAQVIGAVLGSLFVFICIGPSSATIAALGATAPAKGVSVISAIIAELIGTYLLVLVVMGTAVDKKADPRAAGLAIGTAVALAIFVLGPITGGSINPARTFGPYLIDYLVGGGNLWGYFYIYIIGPIVGGILAALTYVGLASNNPNCKI, via the coding sequence ATGAAAGGGAATATGTCAAATAAATTTTTAGCAGAGTTAATTGGAACATTCTTCCTTGTTTTTATTGGTACTGGATCTGCAGTTCAAGCAACTTTACTTGCTAATGGTCATGTAGGGACCTTAGGTGGTTTTGCTGAATGGTTTGCTATTTCATTAGCATTTGGTCTTACTGTAATGGCGGGTGTTTATTCACTTGGTAAAATATCTGGTGCTAATTTTAATCCTGCAGTAACTATTGGTTTACTTGTTTCTGGAAATCTTTCATTAAGAGATTCTATAGGATATATTTTTGCACAAGTAATTGGTGCAGTTTTAGGAAGTTTATTTGTTTTTATATGTATTGGACCAAGTTCTGCAACTATTGCAGCTTTAGGTGCAACTGCTCCTGCTAAAGGTGTAAGTGTAATTTCTGCAATTATTGCTGAACTTATTGGTACTTATTTGCTTGTATTAGTTGTTATGGGTACTGCTGTAGATAAAAAAGCAGATCCAAGAGCTGCTGGTTTAGCAATTGGTACTGCTGTTGCATTAGCAATCTTTGTTCTTGGACCTATTACTGGTGGATCTATTAATCCAGCAAGAACATTTGGTCCTTATTTAATTGATTATCTTGTTGGTGGAGGAAATCTTTGGGGTTACTTTTATATTTATATTATTGGTCCAATTGTTGGAGGTATTTTAGCTGCTTTAACTTATGTTGGACTTGCTAGTAATAACCCTAACTGTAAAATATAA
- a CDS encoding MarR family winged helix-turn-helix transcriptional regulator, with protein MVLPKQFKEEYPDNIRIYHYVEELVASYRNYLKNLLKNNNISLAEAPFLIRIRFSDNTTQNDLTKLFNVSKGYTAKLLRKFEDDGWIVRMENPMNHRQKIVKLTSDGIKKTDELISFMDAWENKITVDLTSDELKILKKLLFKIVLETENF; from the coding sequence ATGGTACTTCCAAAACAATTTAAAGAAGAATATCCTGATAATATTCGAATTTATCATTATGTTGAAGAATTAGTTGCAAGTTATAGGAATTATTTGAAGAATTTATTAAAAAATAATAATATTTCTTTAGCAGAAGCACCTTTTTTAATAAGAATTAGGTTTTCAGATAATACTACTCAAAATGATTTAACTAAATTATTTAATGTGAGTAAAGGGTATACTGCTAAATTACTCAGAAAATTTGAAGATGATGGTTGGATTGTAAGGATGGAAAATCCTATGAACCATAGGCAAAAAATTGTTAAACTTACATCTGATGGAATTAAAAAAACAGATGAATTGATTTCTTTTATGGATGCTTGGGAAAATAAAATTACAGTAGATTTAACATCTGATGAGCTTAAAATATTAAAAAAATTGTTATTTAAGATAGTTTTAGAAACTGAAAACTTTTGA
- the dusB gene encoding tRNA dihydrouridine synthase DusB — protein sequence MKWKIGDVEIDNQLVLAPMSGECDSSFRRIVKSMGCGLIETQMISTNAIKYGNNRTNELLYMTDYERPISVQLFGPDSDSFKIASKYVYDYIKPEIIDINMGCPVKKVAINSKSGSALLKDPERAYDIVKTVVNTVDIPVTVKIRSGWDNNSINAVEIGKIVEDAGAYGITVHPRTKTQGYSGKADWSIIKEVKEELSIPVIGNGDIRSCYDAKRMIDETACDAVMIGRGVLGNPWLIKECVNYLEDGTEPQKVSIEEKIRIIKKHTELFLKDKDENLAIRRMRNPISHYIKYFPKNHDILEKLFKINTKEALFNLLDDYYKDLKL from the coding sequence ATGAAATGGAAAATTGGTGATGTTGAAATAGATAATCAACTTGTTTTAGCTCCTATGTCTGGTGAATGTGATTCATCTTTTAGGCGTATTGTTAAATCTATGGGTTGTGGGCTTATTGAAACTCAAATGATATCAACTAATGCAATTAAATATGGTAATAATAGAACTAATGAATTATTATATATGACAGATTATGAAAGACCTATTTCAGTACAACTTTTTGGACCAGATTCTGATTCATTTAAAATTGCATCAAAATATGTATATGATTATATAAAACCTGAAATTATTGATATTAATATGGGATGTCCAGTTAAAAAAGTAGCAATAAATTCTAAATCTGGTAGTGCATTACTTAAAGATCCTGAAAGAGCATATGATATAGTAAAAACTGTTGTTAATACTGTTGATATTCCAGTAACTGTAAAAATTAGAAGTGGTTGGGATAATAATAGTATTAATGCAGTTGAAATTGGAAAGATAGTTGAAGATGCAGGAGCATATGGAATTACAGTTCATCCACGTACTAAAACTCAAGGATATTCTGGAAAAGCAGATTGGTCTATAATTAAAGAAGTTAAAGAAGAATTATCAATACCTGTTATAGGTAATGGTGATATTAGATCATGTTATGATGCTAAACGAATGATTGATGAAACTGCTTGTGATGCTGTAATGATTGGTAGAGGAGTACTTGGAAATCCTTGGTTAATTAAAGAATGTGTTAATTATCTTGAAGATGGAACTGAACCTCAAAAGGTATCTATTGAAGAAAAGATTAGAATAATTAAAAAGCATACAGAACTATTTCTCAAAGATAAAGATGAAAATTTAGCTATTCGTAGAATGAGGAATCCTATTTCACATTATATTAAATATTTCCCAAAAAATCATGATATCTTAGAAAAATTATTTAAAATTAATACAAAAGAAGCTTTGTTTAATTTATTAGATGATTATTATAAAGATTTAAAATTATAA
- a CDS encoding SIR2 family NAD-dependent protein deacylase, translating to MFNNYSKKIKEAYEKISNADNIVVGVGSGLSAAGGLNYTNEEFFKKHYPQYKKLGYNNLTEVMGIYWVYLNEDNACKYWGFWSHHINEVRYETPALEPYTNLYKILKDKNYYIISTNVDYQLEKAGFKQEKIFEPQGQYSQFQCIKPCSNNVYYNEKYIKRMINNKVDDYTINSDDIPYCPKCGDFLIQNLRCDNRFVEEPNYKNYDKYINFLKNSVNENTVFLELGVGYNTPTIIRFPFEQYCYNYPNSTLIRMNLNQANIPEAISRGISIDNDLNQSLKDIADLI from the coding sequence ATGTTTAATAATTATTCTAAAAAAATTAAAGAAGCATATGAAAAAATTTCAAATGCAGATAATATTGTTGTAGGTGTTGGATCTGGATTATCTGCAGCAGGTGGATTAAACTATACAAATGAAGAATTTTTTAAAAAACATTATCCACAGTATAAAAAATTAGGTTATAATAATTTAACAGAAGTTATGGGTATATACTGGGTTTATTTAAATGAGGATAATGCATGTAAATATTGGGGATTCTGGTCCCACCATATAAACGAAGTAAGATATGAAACACCAGCATTAGAACCATATACCAATTTATACAAGATACTTAAAGACAAAAATTATTATATCATATCAACTAATGTTGATTATCAACTTGAAAAAGCAGGATTTAAACAAGAAAAAATATTTGAACCACAAGGACAATACTCACAATTTCAATGTATAAAACCATGTTCTAATAATGTTTATTATAATGAAAAATACATTAAAAGAATGATTAATAATAAAGTAGATGATTATACAATAAATAGTGATGATATACCATATTGTCCTAAATGTGGAGACTTTTTAATTCAAAACCTTAGATGTGATAATCGATTTGTTGAAGAACCAAACTATAAAAACTATGATAAATATATAAACTTTCTAAAAAATTCAGTAAATGAAAATACTGTATTTTTAGAATTAGGTGTAGGATACAATACTCCCACAATTATTAGATTCCCATTTGAACAATACTGCTACAATTATCCAAATTCAACATTAATAAGAATGAACTTAAATCAAGCAAATATTCCAGAAGCAATAAGTAGAGGTATATCAATTGATAATGATTTAAATCAATCATTAAAAGATATAGCAGATTTAATTTAA
- a CDS encoding DUF1802 family protein: MNSTSSCLNEWNAIIEAFGQRKEVILIRRYKTKKEGFLLYPTVNYAHQKNFIEVFKDDEKDFVYENLYPKKLNEKSEVKYYAKVDCIIQKPTDTIENYEKYHIWTSNHIKDYVHKETSYIWLLRVYKLQEPLMLKRGGGRIYSKAEKEVSLENMTPVFNDDEFNKIKEDILNI, encoded by the coding sequence ATGAATTCTACATCAAGTTGTTTAAATGAATGGAATGCTATTATTGAAGCATTTGGACAAAGAAAAGAAGTGATTTTAATAAGAAGATATAAAACTAAAAAAGAAGGTTTTTTATTATATCCTACTGTTAATTATGCTCATCAAAAAAATTTTATTGAAGTTTTTAAAGATGATGAGAAAGATTTTGTTTATGAAAATTTATACCCTAAAAAGTTAAATGAAAAATCTGAGGTTAAATACTATGCAAAAGTAGATTGTATTATTCAAAAACCAACAGATACTATTGAAAATTATGAAAAATATCATATATGGACTAGTAATCATATTAAAGATTATGTACATAAAGAAACAAGTTATATTTGGTTATTAAGAGTATATAAACTTCAAGAACCATTAATGCTTAAAAGAGGTGGTGGAAGAATTTATTCAAAAGCTGAAAAAGAGGTTTCATTAGAAAATATGACTCCAGTATTTAATGATGATGAATTTAATAAAATTAAAGAAGATATTTTAAATATATAA
- a CDS encoding pyridoxamine 5'-phosphate oxidase family protein translates to MNDVIKFLEENPLVYLATKGLDQEAKVRPILYYFEENNKPYFCTANTKPMYKELVADPKFELTAATPEYQWLRVKGEVEFVDDINLKQKVLDSNELVKSLYSTADNPVFEVFTFTGEATIADFSGNPAKQYQI, encoded by the coding sequence ATGAATGATGTAATTAAATTTTTAGAAGAAAACCCACTTGTATACTTAGCAACTAAAGGATTAGACCAAGAAGCAAAAGTAAGACCAATACTTTACTACTTTGAAGAAAACAATAAACCATACTTCTGCACAGCAAATACAAAACCAATGTACAAAGAATTAGTTGCTGATCCAAAATTCGAATTAACTGCAGCAACCCCTGAATATCAATGGTTAAGAGTAAAAGGAGAAGTAGAATTTGTAGATGATATAAATCTCAAACAAAAAGTATTAGACTCAAATGAACTTGTAAAATCATTATATTCAACAGCAGATAACCCAGTATTTGAAGTATTTACCTTCACAGGAGAAGCAACAATAGCAGACTTCTCAGGAAACCCAGCAAAACAATATCAAATATAA
- a CDS encoding aldo/keto reductase, which yields MDYVTLNNGVKMPILGFGVYQIPKEETKQAVLDAINVGYRSIDTAQSYFNEEEVGEAIEESNVPREDLFITTKVWIDNYGYDNCKKSIYESLNKLNLDYIDLVLLHQPFADYYGAYKALEDLYKEGKIRAIGVSNFYPDRITDICLFGRNIKPSINQVEVNPFNAQFDAQKNMEDLGVQISAWAPFGEGRNNMFTNETLVNIGKKYNKSAAQVILRWLIQRKVVVLCKSTHLQRIKENFDVFDFELSDEDMNVIKKLNKEDSLFFNHQDPEMVKWFDKMVEVRRN from the coding sequence ATGGATTATGTAACATTAAATAATGGTGTAAAAATGCCAATTTTAGGTTTTGGTGTATATCAAATACCTAAAGAAGAGACAAAACAAGCTGTACTTGATGCAATAAATGTAGGTTATAGATCTATTGATACTGCTCAAAGTTATTTTAATGAAGAAGAAGTTGGTGAAGCAATAGAAGAATCTAATGTACCACGTGAAGATTTATTTATTACAACTAAAGTTTGGATAGATAATTATGGTTATGATAATTGTAAAAAATCAATATATGAATCATTAAATAAATTAAATCTTGATTATATTGATTTAGTATTACTTCATCAACCATTTGCAGATTATTATGGAGCATATAAAGCATTAGAAGACTTATATAAAGAAGGTAAAATTAGAGCTATTGGTGTAAGTAATTTTTATCCTGATAGAATTACAGATATCTGTCTATTTGGACGCAATATTAAACCTTCAATTAATCAAGTAGAAGTTAATCCATTTAATGCTCAATTTGATGCTCAAAAAAATATGGAAGATTTAGGAGTTCAAATTTCAGCATGGGCTCCATTTGGTGAAGGTAGAAATAATATGTTTACAAATGAAACTCTTGTAAATATTGGTAAAAAATATAATAAATCTGCAGCACAGGTTATTTTAAGATGGTTAATACAAAGAAAAGTAGTTGTTTTATGTAAATCAACACATCTTCAAAGAATTAAAGAGAATTTCGATGTATTTGATTTTGAATTATCTGATGAAGATATGAATGTAATAAAAAAATTGAATAAAGAAGATAGTTTATTCTTTAATCATCAAGATCCAGAAATGGTAAAATGGTTTGATAAGATGGTTGAAGTAAGGAGAAACTAA
- a CDS encoding TIGR04076 family protein, whose amino-acid sequence MKKVKITVIRKASYDDLIAKYENPIEHPCDMNEKDVFIVNNLKKPENFCISAWNSVYPFVMALSYGAEDFYDGWMKNKKSAMISCNDGFRPVSFLLETID is encoded by the coding sequence ATGAAAAAAGTAAAAATAACAGTTATTAGAAAAGCATCTTATGACGATCTTATTGCAAAGTATGAAAATCCAATAGAACATCCTTGTGATATGAATGAAAAAGATGTATTTATAGTTAATAACTTAAAAAAACCAGAAAATTTTTGTATAAGTGCTTGGAATAGTGTTTATCCATTTGTTATGGCACTTAGTTATGGAGCTGAAGATTTTTATGATGGTTGGATGAAAAATAAAAAATCTGCTATGATATCATGTAATGATGGTTTTCGTCCAGTAAGCTTCTTACTTGAAACAATAGATTAA